The following are encoded together in the Lathyrus oleraceus cultivar Zhongwan6 chromosome 3, CAAS_Psat_ZW6_1.0, whole genome shotgun sequence genome:
- the LOC127128882 gene encoding ammonium transporter 2 member 4 has protein sequence MELPSNLLPDDASPEWMNKGDNAWQLTAATMVGLQSIPGLVILYASLMKKTWAINSAFMAFYAFAAVLLCWVSWAYRMSFGDKMVFFLGKPGVALDEKFLLEKAFLGNFPNATMVFYQGVFAGITLILIAGALLGRMNIRAWMLFVPLWVTFSYTVVAFSIWSPNGWLAKHGVIDFAGGYVIHLSAGVAGFTAAYWVGPRPEKDRETFPAGANNMIMMVAGAGLLWMGWSGFNGGGPFVASTIASLAVLNTHVCTAASIVVWIMLDTFYFGKPNMFGAVQGMITGLVCITPAAGIVQGWAAILMGLISGSIPWYTMMVLHNKINFLKHIDDPMAVFHTHTIASALGGILTGFFAVPKLCRLFYMVPDWEKYIGLAYGLQNNGATRAGLKQMVIQIEAIVFVVCYNVVVTSLICLLVRVLVPLRLNSDALQMGDKAMHGEVAFAMNSEVIKFVNIKHNKVYDTQDFSSIQESRSLGELQMV, from the exons ATGGAGCTACCTTCGAACCTATTGCCCGATGATGCAAGTCCAGAGTGGATGAACAAAGGAGACAACGCATGGCAGTTAACAGCAGCAACAATGGTTGGGCTTCAAAGCATTCCCGGACTTGTTATCCTTTACGCAAGCCTGATGAAGAAAACATGGGCGATAAACTCAGCTTTCATGGCCTTTTACGCCTTTGCTGCTGTTCTCCTATGTTGGGTTTCATGGGCTTACCGAATGTCGTTCGGGGACAAAATGGTATTTTTCTTGGGGAAACCTGGTGTAGCATTAGATGAGAAGTTTTTATTAGAGAAAGCCTTTTTGGGAAATTTTCCTAATGCTACAATGGTGTTTTACCAAGGTGTTTTTGCTGGTATTACTTTGATTTTGATAGCTGGTGCTTTACTTGGGAGAATGAACATTCGTGCATGGATGTTGTTTGTGCCACTTTGGGTGACATTCTCGTACACTGTTGTTGCTTTTAGTATTTGGTCTCCTAACGGATGGTTGGCTAAACATGGTGTTATTGATTTTGCTGGTGGATATGTTATTCACCTCTCTGCAGGAGTCGCGGGTTTCACCGCAGCTTATTGG GTGGGTCCTCGACCGGAGAAGGATAGGGAAACATTTCCGGCAGGAGCAAACAACATGATAATGATGGTTGCAGGCGCGGGACTGCTTTGGATGGGATGGAGTGGATTCAACGGTGGAGGTCCGTTTGTGGCTAGCACTATTGCGTCTCTTGCTGTGCTAAACACACATGTGTGTACCGCTGCTAGCATCGTCGTGTGGATTATGCTAGATACTTTTTACTTTGGCAAGCCTAATATGTTTGGTGCTGTACAAGGCATGATCACCGGTCTCGTCTGCATCACCCCGGCCGCAG GAATTGTGCAGGGATGGGCTGCAATCTTGATGGGTTTGATTTCAGGAAGTATTCCATGGTACACAATGATGGTACTTCACAACAAAATTAATTTCTTAAAGCATATAGACGACCCGATGGCGGTGTTCCACACCCACACCATAGCTAGTGCTCTTGGTGGCATCCTCACCGGCTTCTTCGCTGTGCCTAAATTATGTCGTCTCTTTTACATGGTACCCGATTGGGAAAAATACATTGGCCTCGCGTATGGTCTACAAAACAATGGCGCAACTCGAGCGGGTTTGAAACAAATGGTGATCCAAATTGAGGCCATAGTTTTTGTAGTTTGCTATAATGTTGTTGTGACAAGTTTGATTTGTTTGCTTGTGAGGGTTTTAGTACCACTTAGGCTTAATAGTGATGCATTGCAAATGGGTGACAAGGCAATGCATGGAGAGGTTGCTTTTGCCATGAATAGTGAGGTTATTAAATTTGTGAACATTAAGCATAATAAGGTTTATGATACTCAAGATTTCTCATCCATTCAGGAGTCTAGGTCATTAGGTGAGCTTCAAATGGTATGA